One Algoriphagus sp. Y33 genomic window, ATCCTTGGTATAGGTCAGGTAATTTTCCTGCTGCCAGTATAATGTATTGCTGTTCCCTAGGTAAGCATAACCGTTTGGAGAAGAGATATTGATCAGATCAGTTGGGCTGTAGATTTGCTCGTTGAAATCATTCTTGTCAAATCCTATCTGGGTACGCAGATCCAGTCCCGGAAGGATATGGAAAGTAGAATAGAAGTTACCAAATAACTTGGTTCTTTTTCTCAGACGGTCTTGGGTCTTCAATACATGAACGGGGTTAGGAATTGCTTCCAATCCATATGCGTCTGAAACCATACCCGAATTACTGTAGGTGCCATCAGGGAACTGTACCGGGAAGATAGCCGGCATTTCTATCATAGATCTTCTAGGCATTTGATGTCCGCCACTTTCCTCAAAGACGTTTTCTGTAGTGTTGTTTGCCAGCAAGTTGATTCCTACAGAAAGCCATTTTTTCGGCTGGGCATCATAGGCAAATTTACCATTGATACGCTTAAGGTAGTTGTTAAGCATAATCCCTTCCATATCGGCATAATTCAGAAATGCCCCAAAAGATGATTTTTCTGATTTGGACTGGAAAGACAATTGATGGTTATGGGAAATTGCAGTACGGGTTGCTTCCTCTTGCCAATCTGTATCGTATAGAGGGTTTCCGTTCGCATCAAATAAATTCGGGTCATTTTTAGTAAATGCAGGAATCGGAGAATTTGGTCTGTACTTGCTATGGTTTGCATACCCCCGCTCCAACACTTCCATAAACTCTTCTGCATTCAAAAGGTCTAATTTCTTAGGAAGAACTCCGATACTCACAAACCCATCATATCCGACGACTGAACCGACAGCTTTAGCACCTCTTCTGGTGCTGACCATGACTACGCCATTGGCACCTCTCGCTCCATAAATAGCCGTAGAGGAAGCATCTTTCAACACTTCCATGCTTTCGATGTCATTTGGGTTTAGGAATTCTATGTTTTCCATGACCACACCATCTACTACATAAAGTGGCTGAGACGATGAATTGATTGTTCCAAGACCTCTGATAAGAACTCTTGGACTGGATGAAGGAGATCCTGAGTTAAGGAATACATTCACACCCGCTACTTTACCTTTTAGTCCTTGAAGAGCATTATTGATAGGCTGCTTCAGAAGTTCTTCGCCACCTACTACTCCCACTGAACCTGTCAAGTCCGACTTTTTTACTGTTCCGTATCCGACTACAACAACCTCGTCAAGATCTGTCTCATCCGAGTTCATAGTCAGATTGAACGTTTTCTGATCGCCCACAGGGATTTCAAGTGTGGACATGCCTATGAAACTCAAAACCAATACGGATTCCTCAGATTCGACGGTAAGCGTAAATTTACCATCCAAATCTGTGATTATCCCGTTGGATGTTCCCTTTTCGATAACCGATACACCCGGAAGTGGAGTATTGCTTTCATCTACCACTACCCCCGTTACGGTAATTGCCGCCGCTTCCTCGATGGTAACAGCAGTTTCCGGTACATATACCGCTCTCTTGCGTACTATGATATTTTGATTAATCTGCTTAAACTCCAGCCTGGTTTGTTTGGACATTTCTACCAAAGCATCAAAAACGTTTGTATTGATGTCCAGTTGTACTTTCGAAACGCCCTTGATCTCCTTGTTGGTATAAACAAAATTGAACCCTGTGGCTGCTTCCAACTGGGAGAAAGCCTCCTCAATTGTTACATTTTGTAATTGCATGCTCAAATAAACCTTATCCATTCTTTTGTCTTGGATTTTGCCATTGGCGGCAAAAAGAACAGTCATGGTAAGGCACTGTACTAAGATTATTTGGAAAAATCTCTTAGACATGGTTAAAATGTGTAACCGTTTGTCATTTTTCATAACTTTAAATTTGGTTTAAACTATTCTGTATTGGTTTACTTTTTAAATTCCGAATACTTTTGACGAAGCATTCCGAAACCTCAGACTGGAGATGTTGACGCATCTTCAGTCATTTTTACATAATTTTTAAGCTGTTTTTTCTGCATAGAACTAAGAGGGGGTTATTGTTGAAAATTGATTTGAATGTCTTTGCCGTTTATGTCGTACTTGAATCGCGCGGTATAGCTCAATCCTTCCAATATGTTATGTAGTGTTTCGTCCTTGAATTTGCCTGAAAGCGTCAAGTTTTGATCTCTGAAATTATTGAGGGAGATGCTTACGCCGAACCAGTTTTCTAGAACTTTAATCGCTTCAGGAAGAGGGGTTTTGTCGAAAATAATTGTCTTGTTGAGCCACGCCAGTATTTCTTCTTCGGCAAAGGACTCTTTCTCCCATGATCTGCTATGGGCCAAAGTGATCA contains:
- a CDS encoding TonB-dependent receptor, yielding MSKRFFQIILVQCLTMTVLFAANGKIQDKRMDKVYLSMQLQNVTIEEAFSQLEAATGFNFVYTNKEIKGVSKVQLDINTNVFDALVEMSKQTRLEFKQINQNIIVRKRAVYVPETAVTIEEAAAITVTGVVVDESNTPLPGVSVIEKGTSNGIITDLDGKFTLTVESEESVLVLSFIGMSTLEIPVGDQKTFNLTMNSDETDLDEVVVVGYGTVKKSDLTGSVGVVGGEELLKQPINNALQGLKGKVAGVNVFLNSGSPSSSPRVLIRGLGTINSSSQPLYVVDGVVMENIEFLNPNDIESMEVLKDASSTAIYGARGANGVVMVSTRRGAKAVGSVVGYDGFVSIGVLPKKLDLLNAEEFMEVLERGYANHSKYRPNSPIPAFTKNDPNLFDANGNPLYDTDWQEEATRTAISHNHQLSFQSKSEKSSFGAFLNYADMEGIMLNNYLKRINGKFAYDAQPKKWLSVGINLLANNTTENVFEESGGHQMPRRSMIEMPAIFPVQFPDGTYSNSGMVSDAYGLEAIPNPVHVLKTQDRLRKRTKLFGNFYSTFHILPGLDLRTQIGFDKNDFNEQIYSPTDLINISSPNGYAYLGNSNTLYWQQENYLTYTKDFGDHSINAMAGLSWQKRTQEFFNVSATGFSDDTFTFNRIQAASQPGTPNSGYDEWSMNSYFVRGNYSYKSKYLVTFTGRVDGSSRFGDNNKYGVFPSVGVGYVLSNEPFMQGMANTINELKLRSSFGITGNTEIPTYQSLGTLSSETTLLNGTRAPISYVNRLPNPDLEWEKTRQFDIGFDLSLLDRALVFSFDYYYKLTTDLLLDRPVPSSSGFSAVRDNIGSVSNRGVEVLVKAFPITTNDFSWESNLNFSFNKNQIEKLGENNEDIFPGPNWVSGSQTILRVGEPLSSFWGFERLGTWGTDEIAEAAEVGAVPGEAKRSAERKIIGNGLPKWTGSFINNFYYKNFDLTLDIQFVAGVDILQQSFHSTQDRTGFASGLKDVLYDAWTEDNQNTMVQQIRNGPYSGQNSEVDSHWVADGSYIRGNLISLGYTFNEIMARNSGLSKLRVYANVQNAFLINSKDFKGYDPEASSWEGNQWGQNIFFFQYPRPRTFTVGVSLQF